In a genomic window of Flavobacterium crassostreae:
- a CDS encoding helix-turn-helix transcriptional regulator, producing MESNAIIQKLTQLEKLIIGTNKQIFTVDDVVNYTGFSKSYVYKLVHHNILPYSKPNNRTLFFTKTEIDEWLLQNKSKSISQIEKEAINYTNAVKK from the coding sequence ATGGAAAGCAATGCAATCATTCAGAAATTAACCCAATTAGAAAAACTTATTATTGGGACAAACAAACAAATCTTCACAGTAGATGATGTTGTAAACTACACAGGGTTCTCTAAAAGTTATGTATACAAACTTGTACATCATAACATACTCCCCTATTCAAAACCTAACAATCGAACTTTGTTTTTTACTAAGACAGAGATCGATGAATGGTTACTTCAAAACAAATCAAAATCAATCTCTCAGATTGAAAAAGAAGCTATCAATTATACAAATGCTGTAAAAAAATAA
- a CDS encoding primase-helicase family protein, producing MKNLYLRIGTSYFKKSLYPLSSGDRIEILVIWSAELIRQDHGKNILSEIERFDGFICIPENRPEYFKKRVQDYYNTYHQISKSPIEGDITNTLSFLSHIFGEQLELGLDYLQLIYLKPTQILPILCLVSKERSTGKSTFLKWLKEIFEYNLTFLTNSDFTSNFNSDWSSKLLICIDEVLFKTDELTERIKYLSTTNTHKTEAKGKDKKEASFFGKFILCSNNETSFIKIDSDEIRFWIIKVNRYKKEDVNVLKKLITEIPAFLHFLTNRKLATENQTRMWFTPEQIKTNALMRLVRHNSNQIEREVANVILNTMESLDIETLDFCFSDLLNILNKFKIKYDAVEIKNIVRKNWKLEQAKNSNQYQKVTITNDLDFYQNLTKGRYYSITRDFLFDFSDELMTDHD from the coding sequence ATGAAAAACTTGTATTTAAGAATAGGAACATCCTATTTTAAGAAATCCTTATATCCTTTATCTTCAGGAGACCGCATTGAAATTTTAGTCATTTGGTCAGCCGAATTGATCCGACAAGACCACGGTAAAAATATCTTATCCGAAATCGAACGGTTTGACGGTTTTATATGTATTCCTGAAAATAGACCAGAATATTTTAAAAAAAGAGTCCAGGACTACTACAATACGTACCACCAAATTAGTAAATCGCCTATAGAAGGCGATATTACCAATACTCTTAGTTTTTTGTCTCATATTTTTGGTGAGCAACTTGAATTAGGTCTTGATTATTTGCAGTTAATTTATTTAAAACCAACTCAGATTTTGCCCATTCTTTGTTTAGTCAGCAAGGAGCGTTCTACTGGTAAATCAACCTTTTTAAAATGGCTAAAAGAAATTTTCGAATACAACCTCACTTTCTTAACCAACAGTGATTTTACATCAAACTTTAACTCTGACTGGAGCTCTAAACTATTGATCTGTATTGATGAAGTTTTATTTAAGACGGATGAACTCACAGAACGTATAAAATACCTGTCTACAACTAACACGCACAAGACCGAAGCCAAAGGAAAAGATAAAAAAGAAGCTTCCTTTTTTGGCAAATTTATTCTTTGTTCTAATAATGAAACTTCATTTATAAAAATAGATTCTGATGAAATTCGATTTTGGATTATTAAAGTGAATCGTTACAAAAAGGAAGATGTGAATGTTTTAAAAAAGCTAATTACTGAAATCCCCGCCTTTTTACATTTTCTTACCAATAGAAAATTAGCAACCGAGAACCAAACTAGAATGTGGTTCACTCCTGAACAAATTAAAACCAATGCCTTAATGAGGTTAGTGAGGCATAACTCAAACCAAATTGAGAGAGAAGTGGCTAATGTCATATTGAATACAATGGAAAGCTTAGATATAGAAACATTAGATTTTTGTTTCTCTGATTTATTGAATATTCTAAACAAATTTAAGATCAAATATGATGCTGTTGAAATAAAAAATATAGTTCGCAAAAATTGGAAATTAGAACAGGCAAAAAACTCAAATCAATATCAAAAAGTAACCATTACAAACGACCTAGATTTTTATCAAAATTTAACCAAAGGACGCTATTACTCAATTACCCGAGATTTTTTATTTGATTTTAGTGACGAATTGATGACAGACCATGATTAA
- a CDS encoding toprim domain-containing protein, with protein sequence MNTTQAREIPIEKVLQNLGCEPTKTNDNDSWYLSPFRIEKTASFKLNKKLNRWYDYGEQNGGNVIDFVILKFGFSVTEALDYLKKFETFFSFQKQISEVVDIKNENSPTIIKIIPVQHSALIEYLNQRGITKFRSVKQLKEIHYTIQEKKYFALSFENNSGGFEVRNKYAKLCLNKKDSTTILNNGTTIRVFEGFFDFLSFNVFENLVIDKADYLILNSVALLNKNTAILSNYTAIELYLDNDEAGDKYTSLILNQFSTAQDCRTIYNGFKDLNEYHMSACLKEDSI encoded by the coding sequence ATGAATACGACCCAAGCAAGAGAAATTCCAATAGAAAAAGTACTCCAAAATTTAGGATGTGAACCTACCAAAACAAATGATAATGACAGTTGGTATTTGTCTCCTTTTCGGATAGAAAAAACAGCTTCATTTAAGCTCAATAAGAAACTAAATCGATGGTATGACTACGGAGAACAAAATGGTGGTAATGTGATCGATTTTGTGATTCTAAAATTTGGATTCAGTGTTACTGAAGCTTTGGATTATTTAAAAAAATTTGAAACTTTTTTTTCTTTTCAAAAGCAAATATCCGAAGTCGTTGACATAAAAAACGAAAATAGTCCGACTATAATTAAAATAATTCCTGTTCAACATTCTGCTTTAATTGAGTATTTAAACCAAAGAGGAATTACAAAATTTAGGAGTGTAAAACAACTAAAAGAAATTCATTATACGATTCAAGAAAAAAAATATTTCGCCCTTAGTTTTGAAAATAATAGCGGAGGATTTGAAGTCCGAAATAAATATGCAAAGCTCTGTTTAAACAAAAAAGACAGTACTACAATCTTAAATAACGGAACTACAATAAGAGTATTCGAGGGCTTTTTTGATTTCCTATCTTTTAATGTTTTTGAAAATTTAGTGATAGATAAAGCAGACTATTTGATTTTAAATTCAGTGGCTTTATTAAACAAAAACACCGCTATTTTATCTAATTATACCGCTATTGAATTGTACCTCGATAATGATGAAGCAGGAGACAAATACACAAGCTTAATTCTAAACCAATTTTCTACAGCTCAAGATTGTAGAACAATATATAACGGATTTAAGGATCTTAACGAATACCATATGTCAGCATGTTTAAAAGAGGATTCTATATAA
- a CDS encoding BfmA/BtgA family mobilization protein has translation MRKDIRISVEAKNKFDVLNTKEKFSTASECIIQICNFFEENNLSPKDKIGVKTANSFNELEKVFKVELMLLKEFIKTDSQSLRKRHGAIEKEYFIPLNRKISEIDSKLNIKENLNTENKNELEKLYLKQKEIDELQKTLRETSRILKRISENLSIENLQGKNYPVINLEEYELENIVKYTALL, from the coding sequence ATGAGAAAAGACATAAGAATAAGTGTAGAAGCTAAAAATAAATTTGATGTATTAAATACTAAAGAAAAATTTAGTACAGCCAGTGAATGTATTATACAAATCTGTAATTTTTTTGAAGAAAACAACCTTTCTCCCAAGGATAAAATTGGAGTAAAAACTGCCAATTCTTTCAATGAACTTGAAAAGGTTTTTAAAGTAGAATTAATGTTATTAAAAGAATTTATAAAGACCGATTCTCAAAGTTTACGCAAGCGTCATGGAGCAATTGAAAAAGAATATTTCATACCGCTGAATCGAAAAATTTCTGAAATAGATTCCAAACTCAACATCAAAGAAAACCTCAATACAGAAAATAAAAACGAATTAGAAAAACTTTATTTAAAACAAAAAGAGATAGACGAACTTCAAAAAACGCTTCGAGAAACTTCACGGATTTTAAAAAGAATTAGTGAGAATTTATCAATTGAAAATTTACAAGGGAAGAATTATCCCGTTATTAATTTAGAAGAGTACGAGTTAGAAAACATTGTCAAATACACCGCATTATTATGA
- a CDS encoding DUF5712 family protein, translated as MHISFTAHQASGSTSCSNLIEYLEKENQLQESNEKFFNSEFQCTDASSGIDGTKVLRDIDTNRGSQNFESSNFYMLNISPSAKELTHMESLAVDTLTKRGFDEDSNRENVYYIEQKDELMKIQMKLYTQDLMNEYATNFGREIYCNEEKLPNAVEKKELNLETDQIFADYLKEKGIEVDSKEETKSKQWIEVNNIQIIEQKGKSALIQLDLEEGGKATVFVPKTALQLQENGNYKLPENVYHAKVNEVIDKNTLSTINADFKSVSELKNKEKVFNFSIQDQRFKEPLTYSINQKDLTIKKGEYFTSEHLLKEKTNKAIQKAIDKEFGKDKERIYQELAHKKGFDLSTRPLTGDDLLWYGKIESSRTYKANDKFAVQNKNTLDLINKLEQTKGDKKEIKTLKENLHRDKETGKIIEGGDKKGGMQIHAHVVVSRHDKTMKNPRNKLSLSPLANAKESRTQHGEKIGFDRTVFFQKGEKVFDTKFEYDRPKEQTFNHYNQEKKELKGLKNEITGQVKGKATQFLLEHSGLSEIKQQISPVASIKKELGIVANIPTNLPKGVIDFAFKTVRAMGQDMGY; from the coding sequence ATGCATATTTCATTTACAGCACATCAAGCTTCGGGAAGCACATCGTGTTCGAATTTGATTGAATACTTGGAAAAGGAAAATCAATTACAAGAATCAAACGAAAAATTTTTCAATTCAGAATTCCAATGTACTGATGCTAGTAGTGGAATTGATGGGACAAAAGTACTTAGGGACATTGATACCAATCGTGGTTCTCAAAATTTTGAAAGTTCTAATTTTTATATGCTTAATATTTCACCCAGTGCTAAAGAACTCACACACATGGAAAGTTTGGCCGTTGATACACTAACCAAGAGAGGATTTGATGAAGATTCTAATCGGGAAAACGTATACTATATCGAACAAAAAGATGAACTGATGAAAATTCAGATGAAGCTTTACACACAAGATCTCATGAATGAATATGCCACTAATTTCGGTAGGGAAATATATTGCAATGAAGAAAAGCTCCCTAATGCCGTGGAGAAAAAAGAATTGAATTTAGAAACGGATCAAATATTTGCAGACTATCTTAAAGAAAAAGGAATTGAAGTTGACTCTAAAGAAGAAACAAAATCCAAACAATGGATTGAAGTTAATAACATTCAAATCATTGAACAGAAAGGGAAATCAGCTTTAATTCAATTGGATTTAGAAGAAGGAGGAAAAGCAACTGTTTTTGTTCCTAAAACCGCTTTGCAACTTCAAGAAAACGGAAATTACAAGCTACCCGAAAACGTATACCATGCCAAAGTAAACGAAGTGATTGACAAAAACACTTTGAGTACTATAAATGCTGATTTTAAAAGTGTTTCAGAATTAAAAAACAAAGAGAAGGTTTTTAATTTTTCCATCCAAGACCAAAGATTTAAAGAACCACTCACTTACTCTATTAATCAAAAAGACCTGACTATAAAAAAAGGCGAATATTTTACCTCCGAACATTTGTTAAAAGAAAAGACAAACAAGGCAATACAGAAAGCGATTGACAAAGAATTTGGAAAGGACAAAGAAAGAATCTATCAGGAATTAGCACACAAAAAAGGATTTGATTTATCCACCAGACCATTGACAGGAGATGATTTGCTTTGGTATGGAAAAATTGAAAGTTCAAGAACCTACAAGGCGAATGATAAATTTGCTGTTCAAAATAAAAACACCCTTGATCTAATCAATAAGCTAGAGCAAACCAAGGGAGATAAAAAGGAAATTAAAACACTAAAGGAGAATCTGCATAGAGATAAAGAAACAGGAAAAATTATTGAAGGTGGCGATAAGAAAGGCGGGATGCAAATTCACGCTCACGTAGTCGTTTCACGCCATGACAAAACCATGAAGAATCCACGAAATAAACTTTCTCTTTCGCCACTAGCTAATGCAAAGGAGAGCAGAACCCAGCACGGAGAAAAAATAGGCTTTGATAGAACTGTTTTTTTTCAGAAAGGAGAAAAAGTATTCGATACCAAATTTGAATACGACAGACCCAAAGAGCAAACGTTCAATCATTACAATCAGGAGAAAAAAGAGCTTAAAGGATTGAAAAACGAAATAACAGGACAGGTAAAAGGAAAAGCTACACAATTCTTATTGGAACACTCAGGACTTTCGGAAATCAAACAACAAATAAGCCCTGTAGCCTCTATAAAAAAAGAACTTGGTATTGTGGCAAATATCCCTACCAATTTACCAAAAGGAGTGATTGATTTCGCTTTTAAAACCGTAAGAGCAATGGGTCAAGATATGGGCTATTAA
- a CDS encoding ParA family protein — translation MPKIILITHQKGGVGKSTLTFNLAQNFATNSRVAVLDFDLQGSLSQLEELVTDFKIIPYQDKLESISELKYDFIFIDTPPYLSNHLAKLISISDLIIVPTKAGILDLLAIKSTLTIIEQEQRTADTLVVFNMTKPNTTLTLDILIGLEEYKVKIATTHISDLVAFTRSVLLKGVSNDKNAQNQIDQLTAEVLTKLI, via the coding sequence ATGCCGAAAATTATATTAATAACACACCAAAAAGGAGGCGTTGGTAAAAGCACTCTTACTTTTAATCTTGCACAAAATTTTGCTACAAATTCTAGAGTTGCCGTATTAGATTTTGATTTACAAGGAAGCTTGAGCCAATTAGAAGAATTGGTTACAGATTTTAAAATCATTCCCTATCAAGATAAATTGGAAAGCATTTCAGAGCTGAAATATGATTTTATATTTATAGACACTCCCCCTTATTTATCTAATCATTTAGCTAAATTAATTTCAATATCGGATTTAATTATTGTGCCAACTAAAGCAGGTATTCTAGACCTGCTGGCCATAAAAAGCACTCTTACAATTATTGAACAAGAGCAAAGAACTGCAGATACCTTGGTTGTTTTTAATATGACAAAGCCAAACACGACTTTAACCCTAGACATTTTGATTGGCTTAGAAGAATACAAGGTAAAAATTGCTACTACACATATTAGTGATTTGGTTGCCTTTACCCGCTCAGTGCTGTTAAAAGGGGTTTCAAATGATAAAAATGCACAAAATCAGATTGACCAACTTACAGCAGAAGTTTTAACCAAGCTAATATAA
- a CDS encoding helicase-related protein — MSTKFFTNKETNSLINKFEGVFKNQNVHYFDALIGYFRASGYFNLRPFLENVPEIRILVGINVDDLSAEAQRKGQLYLENTDKTKEEYLKFVAEDIAKASYKKETEEGIIQFIEDIVSKKVVIKAHGKRALHAKIYIFRPNPFNEHTNGSVITGSSNLTEAGLGTNTTSNYEFNVLLKDYEDVVFATNEFEELWSEATELLPIDIKGLKKKTYLNEEITPYEVYIKMLIEYFGDSIIRDKISGKDLPEGYTNLQYQADAVVEGFDKLMKHNGFILADVVGLGKTIIATRIIKKYIEKNGYNTKVLVVYPNALEINWKTTVKDFGLNNYIQFVSNGSLHKIIDGDNLNYQNPEEFDLIVVDESHKFRTSNSNMYGLLELICKTPRISVGNDINRKKKVILISATPLNNKPDDIANQIYLFQDARKSTIEGVPNLQSFFSHKAEEYKKLYKIKNHDELIRKVKEIYLPIRDKIFTELVIRRTRADIKSIKRYNEDVEAQGMSFPEVKDPQKIEYVFDDKLEKLFFETISKLVEDLGYYRYRAVEFINEEHADLYDNAQLISKQLSMIMKTQMVKRLESSFFAFKSSLNRFCVSNQRMIEMFEKDKIFIAPDISINKLYEDGKEDDIESIIEKLNEKSPKNNTYGASDFDPQLLQGLKRDQEILNDLFSQWNVIEYDPKTTKFIATLNETLLGPNNLEKKIVIFSESKETVNYLARELENVGRTDVLAISAANHKQKFNTIRKNFDANYPEKHENNYNIIITTEVLAEGINLHRSNVILNYDIPWNATRLMQRIGRVNRIGTKAKEILVYNFYPTAQSNDLIQLNEKALKKLQGFHTAFGEDSKIYSEQEELIESTLGNLQPKEEVDERLQYLEIVRELFNDNHNEYKRLRDLPMKSRVGRLAATKNEMALKVMGQTIENGVLCYLRNNIKEGFYVCNEKNCVEITFIQAVKLYEATPKEKRTELIPNHFDAVNLATAHFKKVYNTIFTTDEYDTSNLSVQERNSVLFLSSVIDLKRSFSNEISDDFEELLKTALKIIYMGVFRKFRNEIATLAARQKKKKLPLAKIILELNAVMNNYPIKQIARMDALRWENEKEENNQFEEPKIVITETFA, encoded by the coding sequence ATGTCAACAAAGTTTTTTACGAATAAAGAGACTAATAGTCTAATTAACAAATTTGAAGGAGTTTTTAAAAACCAAAATGTACATTATTTTGATGCACTAATTGGCTATTTTAGAGCTTCCGGTTATTTCAATTTAAGACCTTTTCTTGAAAATGTACCCGAAATTAGAATATTAGTTGGTATAAATGTAGATGATTTATCAGCTGAAGCACAAAGAAAAGGGCAATTATATCTTGAGAATACTGATAAAACCAAAGAAGAGTATCTGAAATTTGTGGCAGAAGATATCGCCAAAGCGTCTTATAAAAAAGAAACAGAAGAAGGTATCATCCAATTTATTGAAGATATTGTTTCTAAAAAAGTAGTTATCAAAGCTCACGGAAAAAGAGCATTGCACGCTAAAATATATATTTTCAGACCTAATCCATTCAACGAACATACAAACGGAAGTGTGATCACTGGCTCGTCAAATTTGACAGAAGCGGGACTTGGAACGAACACAACCTCAAACTATGAATTCAATGTGCTTCTAAAAGACTACGAGGATGTTGTTTTTGCTACCAATGAGTTTGAAGAACTTTGGAGTGAAGCAACAGAATTACTCCCAATTGACATAAAGGGTTTAAAAAAGAAAACATATCTAAATGAGGAAATAACACCTTATGAGGTTTATATCAAGATGCTAATTGAGTATTTTGGAGATTCGATTATTCGTGATAAAATTTCAGGTAAAGATTTACCAGAAGGATATACCAACTTGCAGTATCAAGCAGATGCAGTTGTTGAAGGTTTTGACAAATTAATGAAGCATAATGGTTTTATCCTTGCCGATGTTGTTGGTTTGGGAAAAACAATTATTGCAACCCGTATTATTAAGAAATACATCGAGAAAAACGGATACAATACTAAAGTATTGGTTGTATATCCTAATGCTCTCGAAATCAACTGGAAAACTACTGTGAAAGATTTTGGTTTGAATAACTATATTCAATTTGTTTCAAATGGTAGTTTACATAAAATAATTGATGGTGATAATTTGAATTATCAAAATCCCGAAGAATTTGACTTAATTGTAGTTGATGAATCCCACAAGTTTAGAACTTCTAATTCTAATATGTATGGTCTTTTGGAGTTGATTTGTAAAACACCTAGAATATCTGTTGGTAACGATATTAACCGCAAGAAAAAGGTAATTCTTATTTCTGCAACACCACTGAATAACAAACCGGATGATATCGCTAACCAAATTTATTTATTTCAAGATGCAAGAAAATCGACTATTGAAGGTGTTCCTAACTTACAATCATTTTTTTCACACAAAGCAGAAGAGTATAAAAAATTATATAAAATAAAAAATCACGATGAACTGATTAGAAAGGTAAAAGAAATCTATCTGCCAATTAGAGATAAAATATTCACTGAATTAGTCATCCGTAGAACCAGAGCCGATATAAAAAGTATCAAACGATATAATGAAGATGTTGAAGCACAAGGAATGTCATTCCCTGAAGTAAAAGACCCTCAGAAGATAGAATATGTTTTTGATGACAAACTGGAAAAATTGTTTTTTGAAACGATTAGTAAATTAGTAGAAGATTTAGGATATTATCGATACAGAGCGGTAGAATTCATAAATGAAGAACACGCCGATTTATATGATAATGCTCAGTTAATTTCTAAGCAATTATCAATGATAATGAAGACCCAAATGGTGAAGCGTTTGGAAAGTAGCTTTTTTGCATTCAAAAGTTCTTTGAATAGGTTTTGTGTTTCAAATCAGCGAATGATTGAAATGTTCGAAAAAGATAAAATTTTTATAGCACCAGATATTAGTATTAATAAGTTATATGAAGATGGTAAAGAGGACGATATTGAAAGCATAATTGAAAAGTTAAATGAAAAATCGCCTAAAAACAATACATACGGTGCTTCCGATTTTGACCCACAACTTTTACAAGGATTAAAAAGAGACCAAGAGATATTGAATGATCTTTTTAGTCAATGGAATGTCATTGAATACGATCCGAAAACAACCAAATTTATTGCAACATTAAACGAAACACTGTTAGGTCCAAACAACTTAGAAAAGAAAATAGTTATTTTTTCAGAAAGTAAAGAGACTGTAAATTATTTAGCTAGAGAATTAGAAAATGTTGGTAGAACGGACGTATTAGCTATTAGCGCTGCAAACCACAAACAGAAGTTCAATACCATTCGTAAAAATTTCGATGCAAATTATCCCGAAAAACACGAAAACAATTATAACATAATTATTACTACCGAAGTATTGGCAGAAGGAATCAACTTGCACCGTTCTAATGTAATTTTAAATTATGATATTCCTTGGAATGCAACCCGATTAATGCAACGTATAGGTCGTGTAAATCGTATTGGTACAAAAGCAAAAGAAATTTTAGTCTATAACTTCTACCCAACAGCACAATCAAATGATTTAATTCAATTGAATGAAAAAGCACTAAAAAAATTGCAGGGCTTTCACACTGCTTTTGGAGAAGACAGTAAAATCTATTCTGAACAGGAAGAGTTAATTGAAAGTACTTTAGGTAATTTACAGCCTAAAGAGGAAGTAGATGAGCGTTTACAATACCTTGAAATAGTAAGAGAATTGTTTAATGACAATCATAATGAATACAAGCGTTTACGTGATTTACCAATGAAAAGCCGCGTTGGTCGTTTGGCAGCTACTAAAAATGAAATGGCACTAAAAGTAATGGGGCAAACCATTGAAAACGGAGTGTTGTGTTATTTAAGAAATAACATCAAAGAAGGCTTTTATGTTTGCAATGAAAAGAACTGTGTAGAAATTACTTTTATTCAAGCAGTTAAATTATACGAAGCAACTCCAAAAGAAAAAAGAACGGAATTAATACCCAATCATTTTGACGCTGTTAATTTAGCAACAGCACATTTCAAAAAGGTATATAATACCATTTTTACTACAGATGAGTATGATACTTCTAATCTTTCTGTACAAGAACGAAATTCAGTATTATTTTTAAGCAGTGTTATTGATTTAAAGAGAAGCTTCTCTAACGAGATTTCAGATGATTTTGAAGAGTTGTTAAAAACAGCTCTTAAAATTATCTATATGGGAGTATTTAGAAAATTCAGAAACGAAATAGCCACACTAGCCGCACGACAAAAAAAGAAAAAATTGCCTTTAGCAAAAATAATTTTAGAATTAAATGCGGTAATGAACAATTACCCTATCAAGCAGATTGCTAGAATGGATGCATTACGTTGGGAAAACGAAAAAGAAGAAAACAACCAATTCGAAGAGCCTAAAATTGTAATTACAGAAACCTTTGCCTAA